The following proteins come from a genomic window of Bradyrhizobium paxllaeri:
- the waaF gene encoding lipopolysaccharide heptosyltransferase II yields the protein MNLNSPHEIELEDAADIRPILIVPYMWIGDFVRGHTVVRVLKQRWPNRPVDLLVTSLCAPLVDYMPGVRAGIVRDLPRSRLAIARQRGLAAELRSRSYGTALVLPRTWKAAIAPALAGIPERVGFFGEARFGLINRMRWGEKALPRFIDKNAALALPSGAPLPPEWPVPQLVVPPEEAARWRQANGLGSGPAVALGPGSVGASKRWTYYPEAARLLIERGLDVWVVGGPGEKALAQEIVAATSGRARDLTGTDLRNGVLAMAAASVAISNDSGLMHIAAAIGTPTMGIFGPTSPYLWAPLNGLAATVLQNKSKLSCQPCQRTVCTMNDHRCMRDIAASEVADIAQRVMTQSSAR from the coding sequence ATGAATTTAAATTCACCACATGAAATCGAGCTGGAGGATGCCGCCGACATCAGGCCGATTCTGATCGTTCCCTATATGTGGATTGGCGATTTCGTCCGCGGTCATACGGTCGTGCGGGTCCTGAAACAACGCTGGCCGAACCGCCCGGTGGACCTGCTGGTGACCTCCCTGTGCGCCCCCCTGGTCGATTACATGCCGGGCGTCCGGGCGGGCATCGTCCGGGACCTCCCCCGCAGCCGGCTTGCTATCGCCAGGCAGAGGGGGCTGGCCGCCGAACTCCGCTCCCGCAGCTACGGAACCGCCCTCGTCCTGCCCCGCACCTGGAAGGCGGCGATTGCGCCGGCACTTGCCGGGATACCCGAGCGCGTCGGCTTTTTCGGCGAGGCGCGATTCGGGCTGATCAACCGGATGCGCTGGGGCGAAAAGGCCCTACCCCGCTTCATCGACAAGAATGCCGCGCTGGCGCTGCCATCAGGCGCGCCGCTGCCGCCGGAATGGCCGGTACCGCAGCTCGTGGTTCCGCCGGAGGAAGCCGCCCGCTGGCGGCAGGCCAACGGGCTGGGATCGGGGCCTGCGGTCGCGCTGGGCCCCGGTTCCGTCGGCGCCTCGAAACGTTGGACCTATTATCCGGAAGCAGCACGGCTCCTGATCGAGCGCGGCCTCGACGTCTGGGTGGTCGGCGGCCCCGGCGAAAAGGCACTGGCGCAGGAAATCGTCGCCGCTACCAGCGGCAGGGCCCGCGACCTTACCGGCACTGATCTGCGCAACGGCGTTCTGGCGATGGCGGCGGCGAGCGTCGCAATCTCGAACGACTCCGGCCTGATGCACATCGCCGCCGCGATCGGCACGCCGACCATGGGCATTTTCGGCCCGACCAGCCCCTATCTGTGGGCGCCGCTGAACGGCCTTGCCGCCACGGTGCTGCAGAACAAATCGAAGCTGTCCTGCCAGCCCTGCCAGCGCACCGTCTGCACCATGAACGACCACCGCTGCATGCGCGACATTGCCGCGTCCGAGGTGGCCGACATCGCGCAGCGCGTGATGACTCAATCAAGCGCCCGATAG
- a CDS encoding glycosyltransferase family 4 protein, translated as MARDLQLIVPNLHRRYSGVTATNRMVAPILATMYRAAWLGPHAPDGIARMGFADLFKLWRHRTPLIWHARRNDEMIAGLLLRALGWPMKLVFTSAAQRHHKRLTRWLIRQMDAIIATSELSASFLKREATVVMHGVDTMRYAPPADRAAAFAEAKLPGRYAIGCFGRVRAQKGTDVFVEAMCRLLPRYPDFTAVIVGAVVPEQQGFADGLKRQIEAAGLQSRIVITGELEIEQVQRWYQRLTIYAFTSRNEGFGLTLIEAMSSGAALVAARAGAAQFVVEDGVTGVLTPPGDADALVAALEPLMRDPQAAIAMGERARKRVIEKFSLEAEANAIAAVYRALD; from the coding sequence TTGGCCAGAGATCTGCAGCTGATCGTGCCGAATCTGCACAGGCGCTATTCCGGTGTCACGGCGACCAACCGGATGGTGGCGCCGATACTCGCCACAATGTACCGCGCCGCATGGCTGGGTCCGCACGCGCCCGACGGCATCGCGCGGATGGGTTTTGCCGATCTGTTCAAACTCTGGCGGCATCGCACGCCGCTGATCTGGCATGCGCGGCGCAATGACGAGATGATCGCGGGGCTGTTGCTGCGCGCGCTCGGTTGGCCGATGAAACTGGTCTTTACGTCCGCCGCACAGCGTCATCATAAACGGCTGACGCGCTGGCTGATCCGGCAGATGGACGCGATCATCGCGACCTCCGAATTGTCGGCGTCGTTTCTCAAACGCGAGGCGACGGTGGTGATGCATGGCGTCGATACGATGCGCTACGCACCGCCGGCCGACCGCGCGGCCGCGTTTGCGGAAGCGAAGCTGCCGGGACGCTACGCGATCGGCTGCTTCGGCCGGGTGCGTGCGCAAAAGGGCACGGATGTTTTCGTCGAGGCGATGTGCCGGCTGTTGCCGCGCTATCCCGATTTCACCGCCGTCATCGTCGGCGCTGTCGTGCCGGAGCAGCAGGGGTTTGCCGACGGCTTGAAACGACAGATCGAGGCCGCCGGGCTGCAATCGCGCATCGTCATCACGGGCGAGCTCGAAATCGAGCAGGTGCAGCGCTGGTACCAGCGGCTGACGATCTACGCCTTCACCTCGCGCAACGAAGGTTTTGGCCTGACGCTGATCGAGGCGATGTCGTCGGGTGCAGCACTGGTGGCGGCGCGCGCGGGCGCGGCGCAGTTCGTGGTCGAGGACGGCGTGACCGGCGTGCTGACGCCGCCGGGCGATGCCGACGCGCTGGTGGCGGCGCTCGAGCCCTTGATGCGCGATCCGCAAGCGGCGATTGCGATGGGCGAACGCGCACGAAAGCGCGTCATTGAAAAATTCAGCCTGGAAGCGGAAGCGAACGCGATCGCCGCGGTCTATCGGGCGCTTGATTGA
- the galE gene encoding UDP-glucose 4-epimerase GalE, with protein sequence MTVLVTGGAGYIGSHMVHALADAGESVVVIDNLSTGFSAFLPRPVPLFIGDAGDENLVEGVIAQHRVESIIHFAGSVVVPDSMRDPLGYYRNNTMTTRSLLNAAVKGGVNRFIFSSTAAVYGNPDQVPVSEHAPTRPMSPYGSSKLMTEIMLHDVASAHDMKYIVLRYFNVAGADPKGRCGLSTVGATHLLKIAVEAATGQRAKVDVYGTDYPTPDGSCIRDFIHVSDLAQAHRAALSYLRGGGGSITLNCGYGRGYSVKETIEAVRRVSMRNFAVQYAPRRPGDIMTMVADTSRIRAMLDWTPQYDNLETIAGHALTWEKKLFSERGGLPQHAQSA encoded by the coding sequence ATGACCGTGCTCGTCACCGGCGGCGCCGGCTATATCGGAAGTCATATGGTTCATGCGCTGGCGGATGCCGGCGAAAGCGTCGTCGTGATCGACAATCTGTCGACCGGCTTTTCTGCCTTCCTGCCGCGGCCCGTGCCGCTGTTCATCGGCGACGCCGGCGACGAAAACCTCGTCGAGGGCGTGATCGCCCAGCACCGCGTCGAGAGCATCATTCATTTCGCAGGCTCGGTCGTGGTGCCGGATTCGATGCGCGATCCGCTCGGCTATTACCGCAACAACACCATGACGACCCGCAGCCTCCTGAATGCCGCGGTCAAGGGCGGCGTCAACCGCTTCATCTTCTCGTCGACCGCCGCCGTCTACGGCAATCCGGACCAGGTGCCGGTATCGGAGCATGCGCCGACGCGGCCGATGTCGCCCTACGGCTCTTCCAAGCTGATGACCGAAATCATGCTCCACGACGTCGCCAGTGCGCACGACATGAAGTATATCGTGTTGCGCTATTTCAACGTCGCGGGCGCGGATCCGAAAGGACGCTGCGGCCTTTCTACCGTCGGGGCGACGCATCTGCTCAAGATCGCGGTGGAAGCCGCGACCGGGCAGCGCGCCAAGGTCGACGTCTACGGAACCGACTATCCGACGCCGGATGGCAGCTGCATCCGCGACTTCATCCATGTCAGCGACCTCGCGCAGGCCCATCGCGCCGCGCTGTCATACCTGCGCGGCGGCGGAGGCTCGATCACGCTGAACTGCGGTTACGGCCGCGGCTATTCGGTCAAGGAAACCATCGAGGCCGTGCGCCGCGTCTCGATGCGCAATTTCGCAGTTCAATATGCGCCGCGCCGCCCCGGCGACATCATGACCATGGTCGCCGATACCAGCCGGATCCGCGCCATGCTCGACTGGACGCCGCAATACGACAATCTCGAGACCATCGCAGGCCATGCGCTGACCTGGGAAAAGAAGCTGTTCAGCGAGCGCGGCGGCCTCCCGCAGCACGCGCAATCGGCGTGA
- a CDS encoding ABC transporter ATP-binding protein, whose amino-acid sequence MTELPKETPKKITDDPYGAAILIRRLVAEQGLAYWRRYLLAFSLMGVAAVTTAGSAYLLGEVINKAYVDKDVRGIALLSLVTVVIFTIKGAATYGHTVILSQIGNAILANNQRRLFAKLMSENIAFFSERHSSEFLARLTAGATAVTQVLNLLINAIGRDLLSLIALVVVMVMTDPMMALLGFAVAPPAMIVLRKLVKRIKGLAHNQFSGTADIMETMQESLQGIRTVKAFTLEQAMRERIDASITAVERNANKMARVSNRSSPLMETLGGFAIAGGLMYGGYRVVAMGASPGQFFSFLTAFLLAYEPAKRLARLNIELNSNLIGARKLLEIVDSPPSEPDDGDEPALKLTDARVEFRGVTFGYRPGEPVLNRMSFVAEPGKTTALVGPSGGGKSTVLALLLRLYEVNQGEILIDGQAISGVSRQSLRRQTGYVGQDVYLFRDTIGANIAFGKEGASQDEIVAAAKAACAHDFIMGFPLGYDTPVGEHGTQLSGGQRQRIAVARALLKNAPIILLDEATAALDSESEKAVQEAIEHLCRNRTTIVIAHRLHTIMHADAILVVEGGEIVERGQHDDLLRRGGRYASFFRLQQRDAGHPSLAPVSATA is encoded by the coding sequence ATGACCGAACTTCCAAAAGAAACTCCGAAGAAAATCACCGACGACCCCTATGGTGCGGCGATCCTGATTCGGCGCCTCGTTGCCGAACAGGGGCTCGCCTACTGGCGGCGCTATCTGCTCGCCTTTTCGCTGATGGGGGTCGCGGCGGTGACGACCGCGGGTTCCGCCTACCTGCTCGGCGAAGTCATCAACAAGGCCTATGTCGACAAGGATGTGCGCGGGATTGCGCTTTTGTCGCTGGTCACCGTCGTCATTTTTACGATCAAGGGCGCGGCGACCTACGGGCACACCGTGATCCTGTCGCAGATCGGCAATGCGATCCTCGCCAATAACCAGCGCCGGCTGTTTGCCAAGCTGATGAGCGAAAACATCGCGTTCTTTTCCGAGCGGCATTCATCGGAATTCCTGGCGCGGCTGACTGCTGGCGCCACCGCGGTGACGCAGGTGCTCAATCTCCTGATCAACGCCATCGGCCGCGATCTGCTGTCGCTGATCGCGCTCGTCGTCGTCATGGTGATGACCGATCCCATGATGGCGCTGCTTGGTTTTGCGGTGGCACCGCCGGCGATGATCGTGCTGCGCAAGCTGGTGAAGCGCATCAAGGGTCTTGCGCACAACCAGTTCTCCGGCACCGCCGACATCATGGAGACGATGCAGGAATCGCTGCAGGGCATCCGCACCGTGAAAGCCTTTACGCTCGAACAGGCGATGCGCGAGCGGATCGACGCCAGCATCACCGCGGTCGAGCGCAACGCCAACAAGATGGCGCGCGTTTCCAACCGCTCCAGCCCACTGATGGAAACCCTTGGCGGCTTCGCGATCGCAGGCGGCCTGATGTATGGCGGCTATCGCGTGGTCGCGATGGGCGCTTCGCCCGGCCAGTTCTTTTCATTCCTGACCGCGTTCCTGTTGGCCTATGAGCCGGCCAAGCGGCTGGCGCGGCTCAACATCGAGCTCAACAGCAACCTGATCGGCGCGCGCAAGCTGCTCGAAATCGTCGACAGCCCGCCGAGCGAGCCTGACGACGGTGACGAGCCAGCGCTGAAACTCACCGACGCGCGGGTCGAGTTCCGTGGCGTTACCTTCGGCTACCGGCCAGGCGAGCCGGTACTCAATCGCATGAGCTTCGTCGCTGAACCCGGCAAGACCACCGCGCTGGTCGGCCCGTCCGGCGGCGGCAAGTCCACGGTGCTGGCGCTGCTGCTGCGGCTCTACGAGGTGAATCAGGGCGAGATCCTGATCGATGGCCAGGCGATCTCGGGCGTGTCGCGCCAGTCGCTACGCCGCCAGACCGGCTATGTCGGGCAGGACGTCTATCTGTTCCGCGACACCATCGGTGCCAACATCGCCTTCGGCAAGGAAGGCGCCAGCCAGGACGAGATCGTGGCAGCGGCGAAAGCGGCCTGCGCGCACGACTTCATCATGGGCTTTCCGCTCGGCTACGACACGCCGGTCGGCGAGCACGGCACGCAGCTCTCGGGCGGCCAGCGCCAGCGCATCGCCGTGGCGCGGGCGCTGCTCAAGAATGCGCCGATCATCCTGCTGGATGAGGCTACCGCGGCGCTCGATTCCGAATCCGAAAAGGCGGTGCAGGAGGCGATCGAGCATCTCTGCCGGAACCGCACCACCATCGTGATCGCCCACCGCCTGCACACCATCATGCATGCCGACGCCATCCTGGTGGTCGAGGGCGGCGAGATCGTCGAGCGCGGTCAGCACGACGATTTGCTGCGCCGCGGCGGCCGCTATGCGTCCTTCTTCCGCCTGCAGCAGCGTGATGCCGGTCATCCCAGTCTGGCGCCGGTCAGCGCAACCGCGTAA
- a CDS encoding fumarylacetoacetate hydrolase family protein yields MNAASYVIPAVPQPALPVVGETGTYPVRRIWCVGRNYLEHIREMGNDERAPPFFFGKHADMLVPDGATIPYPPLTKDLHHEVELIVAMKSGGLNIPADKALDHVYGYAVGIDLTRRDLQIASRKKERPWEIGKSFDYSAPCSAIQPASKIGHPAKGKIWLTVNGKEAQKGDLTELIWNVPEIIWQLSQQVKLAAGDIIMTGTPAGVSQLQPGDKLECGVDGVGTLKVNIGKPE; encoded by the coding sequence ATGAACGCAGCCTCCTACGTCATTCCAGCAGTCCCGCAGCCCGCCCTTCCCGTCGTCGGCGAGACCGGCACCTATCCGGTGCGCCGCATCTGGTGCGTCGGCCGCAACTATCTCGAGCACATCCGCGAGATGGGCAATGACGAGCGCGCGCCGCCGTTCTTCTTCGGCAAGCACGCCGACATGCTGGTGCCCGACGGCGCCACGATCCCCTATCCGCCGCTGACCAAGGATCTGCATCACGAGGTCGAGCTGATCGTCGCCATGAAGAGCGGCGGCCTCAACATCCCCGCCGACAAGGCGCTCGACCATGTCTACGGCTACGCCGTCGGCATCGACCTCACCCGCCGCGACCTGCAGATCGCCTCGCGCAAGAAGGAGCGGCCGTGGGAAATCGGCAAGTCGTTCGACTATTCCGCGCCTTGCTCGGCGATTCAGCCGGCTTCCAAGATCGGTCATCCCGCCAAGGGCAAGATCTGGCTGACGGTGAACGGCAAGGAAGCGCAGAAAGGCGACCTCACCGAGCTGATCTGGAACGTGCCTGAGATCATCTGGCAGCTCTCGCAGCAGGTGAAACTCGCCGCCGGCGACATCATCATGACGGGCACGCCGGCCGGCGTCTCCCAGCTCCAGCCCGGCGACAAGCTCGAATGCGGCGTCGACGGCGTCGGCACGCTGAAGGTCAATATCGGCAAGCCGGAATAG
- a CDS encoding EthD family reductase → MIKVSVMYPNTPGGRFDHDYYRDKHMPLVKARMGDACKSYTVDKGLAGGAPGAPATYVGMCHIFCDSIEAFQAGFGPHAKEIMADIPNYTDQSPVIQISEVVVG, encoded by the coding sequence ATGATCAAGGTCAGCGTAATGTATCCCAATACGCCCGGCGGGCGCTTCGATCACGACTACTACCGCGACAAGCATATGCCGCTGGTGAAGGCGCGCATGGGCGATGCCTGCAAGTCCTACACGGTCGACAAGGGCCTCGCCGGCGGAGCCCCCGGCGCGCCCGCGACCTATGTCGGCATGTGTCACATCTTCTGCGACTCGATCGAGGCCTTCCAGGCCGGCTTCGGGCCGCATGCCAAGGAGATCATGGCTGACATCCCGAACTATACCGATCAGTCCCCGGTGATCCAGATCAGCGAAGTCGTCGTCGGCTGA
- a CDS encoding ACT domain-containing protein, with product MPGEGNLAKLLQNMKPEMREGVFVFCSVPGDEKIPAALTPMHIFREREGTSFVVRREEAESARFTYQCASRLITLTVHSSLEAVGFLAAVTARLAEAGISVNAVSAFYHDHLFVPEHRADEALRHLLSMSRQA from the coding sequence ATGCCGGGCGAAGGCAATCTCGCGAAATTGCTGCAGAACATGAAGCCCGAGATGCGCGAAGGCGTCTTCGTCTTCTGCAGCGTCCCGGGCGACGAGAAAATTCCAGCCGCGCTCACCCCGATGCACATCTTCCGCGAACGCGAAGGAACGAGCTTCGTGGTGCGGCGTGAAGAAGCCGAGAGCGCCAGGTTTACCTATCAATGTGCGTCGCGACTGATCACACTCACGGTTCATTCCTCACTTGAGGCTGTAGGCTTCTTGGCGGCAGTCACTGCTCGTCTGGCGGAGGCCGGCATCAGCGTGAATGCGGTATCGGCCTTCTATCACGATCATCTGTTTGTGCCCGAGCACAGAGCCGATGAGGCGCTGCGACATCTACTATCTATGTCGAGGCAAGCGTAG
- a CDS encoding flavin-containing monooxygenase, protein MTDTAEHFDVLIVGAGLSGIGAGYHLQEKCPGKSYVILEGRDCIGGTWDLFRYPGIRSDSDMYTLGYSFRPWTEPKAIADGPRILNYVCETASDNGIDKKIRFHHRVKRASWSSPDSRWTVEAERTVGEGATETVRFTCSFLFMCSGYYKYEEGYTPEFSGTADFAGQIVHPQKWPEELDYAGKRVVVIGSGATAVTLVPEMAKTAAHVTMLQRSPTYVVARPAEDALANKLRQNLSAKLAYHLIRWRNVLFGMYFFQLCRRKPDRAKQLILGGVKMALGPEYDVAKHFTPRYNPWEQRLCLVPDGDLFKSIRDKRASVATCEIDTFTKSGIKLKDGGEIEADVIVTATGLVLQVVGGLEVSVDGRAVDFARTLNYKGMMYSDIPNMASAFGYTNASWTLKCDLTCEYVCRLINYMDRNGYKQCMPHNVDPDVTEMPSLDFSSGYVQRSIAKLPKQGSKRPWRLYQNYALDIVTLRYGKVDDGVMQYS, encoded by the coding sequence ATGACCGATACGGCAGAACATTTCGACGTCCTCATCGTCGGCGCGGGCCTGTCCGGCATCGGCGCGGGCTATCATTTGCAGGAGAAGTGCCCGGGCAAGAGCTACGTGATCCTGGAGGGGCGCGATTGCATCGGCGGCACCTGGGATCTCTTCCGCTATCCCGGCATCCGCTCCGACAGCGACATGTACACGCTCGGCTATTCGTTCCGTCCCTGGACCGAGCCGAAGGCAATCGCCGACGGTCCGCGGATCCTGAACTATGTGTGCGAGACTGCTTCCGACAACGGCATCGACAAGAAGATCCGTTTCCATCATCGCGTGAAACGTGCGTCGTGGTCGTCGCCGGATTCGCGCTGGACCGTGGAAGCGGAACGCACGGTGGGCGAGGGCGCGACCGAGACCGTTCGCTTCACCTGCAGTTTCCTGTTCATGTGCTCGGGCTATTACAAATACGAGGAAGGTTACACGCCGGAGTTTTCGGGCACGGCTGATTTCGCCGGCCAGATCGTGCATCCGCAGAAATGGCCCGAGGAACTCGACTATGCCGGCAAGCGCGTGGTGGTGATCGGCTCGGGCGCCACCGCCGTGACGCTGGTGCCGGAGATGGCGAAGACCGCCGCGCATGTCACCATGCTGCAGCGTTCGCCGACCTACGTGGTGGCGCGGCCGGCGGAAGACGCGCTCGCCAACAAGCTGCGCCAGAATCTTTCGGCCAAGCTCGCCTATCATTTGATCCGCTGGCGCAATGTGCTGTTCGGCATGTATTTCTTCCAGCTCTGCCGCCGCAAGCCGGATCGCGCCAAGCAGTTGATCCTCGGCGGCGTCAAGATGGCGCTGGGTCCGGAATACGACGTGGCCAAACATTTCACGCCGCGCTACAATCCGTGGGAGCAGCGGCTCTGCCTGGTGCCGGACGGCGACCTGTTCAAGTCGATCCGCGACAAGCGCGCTTCCGTCGCGACTTGCGAGATCGACACGTTTACGAAGAGCGGCATCAAGCTGAAGGACGGCGGCGAGATCGAGGCTGACGTCATCGTCACCGCAACCGGACTGGTGCTGCAGGTGGTCGGCGGTCTCGAGGTCAGCGTCGACGGCCGCGCGGTCGATTTCGCGCGGACGCTGAACTACAAGGGCATGATGTATTCGGACATTCCGAACATGGCCTCCGCGTTCGGCTACACCAACGCATCGTGGACGCTGAAGTGCGACCTGACCTGCGAATATGTCTGCCGTCTCATCAATTACATGGATCGCAACGGCTACAAGCAGTGCATGCCGCATAATGTCGATCCTGACGTCACCGAAATGCCGTCGCTGGATTTCTCCTCCGGCTATGTGCAGCGCTCGATCGCAAAACTTCCCAAGCAGGGCTCGAAGCGGCCGTGGCGGCTGTATCAGAACTACGCGCTCGACATCGTCACCTTGCGCTATGGCAAGGTTGATGACGGCGTGATGCAGTATTCGTGA
- the ahcY gene encoding adenosylhomocysteinase yields MNAPTKPAFTDYIVKDISLADFGRKEISLAETEMPGLMATREEYGPKQPLKGARIAGSLHMTIQTAVLIETLAALGADIRWVSCNIYSTQDHAAAAIAAAGIPVFAVKGETLTEYWDYTAKLFDWHGGGTPNMILDDGGDATMLVHYGLRAEQGDVAFLDKPGSEEEEVFFALIKRLLKEKPKGYFAEIAKSIKGVSEETTTGVHRLYDMANKGKLLFPAINVNDSVTKSKFDNLYGCRESLVDGIRRGTDVMMSGKIAMVAGFGDVGKGSAASLRQAGCRVMVSEVDPICALQAAMEGYEVVTMEHAAPRADIFVTATGNKDIITIDHMRAMKDRAIVCNIGHFDNEIQIAGLRNLKWTNIKPQVDEIEFPDKHRIILLSEGRLVNLGNAMGHPSFVMSASFTNQTLAQIELFANNKDGKYEKKVYVLPKTLDEKVARLHLAKIGVKLTELRKDQADYIGVKPEGPFKSDHYRY; encoded by the coding sequence ATGAACGCCCCCACCAAGCCCGCCTTCACCGACTACATCGTCAAGGACATCTCGCTCGCCGATTTCGGTCGCAAGGAGATTTCGCTGGCCGAGACTGAAATGCCGGGCCTGATGGCGACGCGCGAGGAATACGGTCCGAAGCAGCCGCTGAAGGGGGCCCGCATCGCCGGCTCCCTGCACATGACGATCCAGACCGCGGTCTTGATCGAGACGCTGGCAGCCCTCGGCGCCGACATCCGCTGGGTGTCGTGCAACATCTATTCGACGCAGGACCATGCGGCGGCGGCGATCGCGGCTGCCGGCATTCCGGTGTTTGCGGTGAAGGGCGAGACGCTGACCGAATACTGGGACTACACCGCAAAACTGTTCGACTGGCACGGCGGCGGCACGCCCAACATGATCCTCGATGACGGCGGCGACGCCACCATGCTGGTGCATTACGGCCTGCGCGCCGAGCAGGGCGACGTGGCCTTCCTCGACAAGCCGGGTTCGGAAGAGGAGGAAGTGTTCTTCGCGCTGATCAAGCGGCTCCTGAAGGAGAAGCCGAAGGGCTACTTCGCCGAGATCGCCAAGAGCATCAAAGGCGTCTCGGAAGAGACCACCACGGGCGTGCATCGCCTCTACGACATGGCGAACAAGGGCAAGCTGCTGTTCCCCGCCATCAACGTCAACGACAGCGTGACAAAATCGAAGTTCGACAACCTCTATGGCTGCCGCGAGTCGCTGGTCGACGGCATCCGCCGCGGCACCGACGTCATGATGTCCGGCAAGATCGCGATGGTCGCGGGCTTCGGCGACGTCGGCAAGGGCTCGGCCGCTTCGCTGCGCCAGGCCGGCTGCCGCGTCATGGTCTCCGAAGTCGATCCGATCTGCGCGCTGCAGGCGGCGATGGAAGGCTATGAAGTCGTCACCATGGAACACGCCGCGCCTCGCGCCGACATCTTCGTCACCGCGACCGGCAACAAGGACATCATCACCATCGACCACATGCGCGCGATGAAGGATCGCGCCATCGTCTGCAACATCGGCCACTTCGACAACGAGATCCAGATCGCCGGCCTTCGTAACCTGAAGTGGACCAACATCAAGCCGCAGGTCGACGAGATCGAATTCCCCGACAAGCACCGCATCATCCTGCTCTCGGAAGGCCGCCTGGTGAATCTCGGCAACGCCATGGGCCATCCGTCCTTCGTGATGTCGGCCTCCTTCACCAACCAGACGCTGGCGCAGATCGAGCTGTTCGCCAACAACAAGGACGGCAAGTACGAGAAGAAGGTCTACGTGCTGCCGAAGACCTTGGACGAGAAGGTGGCGCGGCTGCATCTCGCCAAGATCGGCGTCAAGCTGACCGAGTTGCGCAAGGACCAGGCGGACTATATCGGCGTCAAGCCGGAAGGCCCGTTCAAGTCGGATCACTACCGCTACTGA
- the metK gene encoding methionine adenosyltransferase, whose product MRASYLFTSESVSEGHPDKVCDRISDEIVDLFYREGPKAGIDPWQIRAACETLATTNKVVIAGETRGPASVTNDQIESVVRDAIKDIGYEQEGFHWEKADIEILLHPQSADIAQGVDALQPGEVKEEGAGDQGIMFGYATNETPDLMPAPIFYAHKILRLISEARHSGREKVLGPDSKSQVTVQYENGKPVGVREIVVSHQHLVEDLSSNQIRDIVEPYVREALPKDWINGKTIWHINPTGKFFIGGPDGDAGLTGRKIIVDTYGGAAPHGGGAFSGKDPTKVDRSAAYAARYVAKNIVAAGLADRCTLQLAYAIGVARPLSIYIDTHGTGKVPEDVLEKAAAQAMDLTPRGIRTHLDLNRPIYARTSAYGHFGRTPDNEGGFSWEKTDLVEPLKRAV is encoded by the coding sequence ATGCGCGCGTCCTATCTGTTTACCAGCGAGTCGGTCTCGGAAGGTCATCCGGACAAGGTCTGTGACCGGATCTCCGACGAGATCGTCGATCTGTTCTATCGGGAAGGCCCGAAGGCGGGCATCGATCCCTGGCAGATCCGCGCGGCCTGCGAAACGCTCGCCACCACCAACAAGGTTGTGATCGCCGGCGAAACCCGTGGTCCGGCATCGGTCACCAACGACCAGATCGAAAGCGTGGTGCGCGACGCGATCAAGGACATCGGCTACGAGCAGGAAGGCTTCCACTGGGAGAAAGCCGACATCGAGATCCTGCTGCATCCGCAGTCGGCCGATATCGCGCAGGGCGTCGATGCGCTGCAGCCGGGCGAGGTAAAGGAAGAGGGCGCGGGCGACCAGGGCATCATGTTCGGCTACGCCACCAACGAGACGCCCGACCTGATGCCGGCGCCGATCTTCTATGCCCACAAGATCCTGCGGCTGATTTCCGAAGCGCGCCACTCCGGCCGCGAGAAGGTGCTCGGCCCGGACTCCAAGAGCCAGGTCACCGTGCAGTACGAAAACGGCAAGCCCGTCGGCGTGCGCGAGATCGTGGTCTCGCACCAGCATCTGGTCGAGGATCTCTCCTCCAACCAGATTCGCGACATCGTCGAGCCCTATGTCCGCGAGGCGCTGCCGAAGGACTGGATCAACGGCAAGACCATCTGGCACATCAACCCGACCGGCAAGTTCTTCATCGGCGGTCCCGACGGCGACGCCGGCCTCACTGGCCGCAAAATCATCGTCGACACCTATGGTGGCGCGGCTCCGCATGGTGGCGGCGCGTTCTCCGGCAAGGATCCGACCAAGGTCGATCGTTCGGCCGCTTATGCCGCGCGCTATGTCGCCAAGAACATCGTCGCAGCCGGTCTCGCCGACCGCTGCACGCTGCAGCTTGCTTATGCGATCGGCGTGGCGCGTCCGCTGTCTATCTATATCGACACCCACGGCACCGGAAAGGTGCCGGAGGACGTGCTCGAGAAGGCGGCTGCGCAAGCGATGGATCTGACGCCGCGCGGCATCCGCACCCATCTCGACCTCAACCGTCCGATCTACGCGCGCACGTCGGCCTACGGCCATTTCGGCCGCACGCCCGACAATGAAGGCGGCTTCTCCTGGGAGAAGACCGATCTGGTCGAACCGCTCAAGCGCGCGGTTTAG